A stretch of the Gossypium hirsutum isolate 1008001.06 chromosome D07, Gossypium_hirsutum_v2.1, whole genome shotgun sequence genome encodes the following:
- the LOC121219274 gene encoding transcription initiation factor TFIID subunit 2 isoform X2, producing MAKPRKPKPEDPKPAHSGAVVRHQKLCLSIDTNLRRIYGYTELEIEVPDIGIVGLHAENLGIESVLVDGEPTDFEYYPRNQSSDIEKRWVSAVSSPSSAADVAAAAYVTALETELIPNLLINCCNKMQIEQINTEPNGVQSSAEVKQNVKSVRVNYWVEKMETGIHLRIMWSILIIRYGVLGAGFLVSMTIISGAVLIWSSRLLTIS from the exons ATGGCCAAGCCTCGCAAGCCCAAGCCCGAAGACCCGAAGCCAGCTCACTCCGGTGCCGTTGTCCGCCACCAGAAGCTTTGCCTCTCCATCGACACGAACCTTCGTCGCATTTACGG CTACACTGAGCTTGAAATTGAGGTGCCTGATATCGGTATCGTTGGATTACATGCGGAGAATTTAGGGATTGAGAGTGTGCTTGTAGATGGGGAACCGACAGATTTTGAGTATTACCCGCGTAATCAGAGCTCCGATATTGAGAAGCGGTGGGTCTCCGCTGTGTCTTCACCGAGTTCAGCCGCGGATGTTGCTGCAGCTGCTTACGTCACGGCGCTTGAGACAGAACTGATCCCTAATTTGCTCATCAATTGTTGCAATAAGATGCAAATTGAGCAAATTAATACGGAGCCTAATGGAGTACAATCTTCTGCTGAAGTCAAGCAG AATGTGAAATCTGTTCGTGTTAACTATTGGGTAGAGAAAATGGAGACAGGGATTCATTTGAGGATAATGTGGTCCATACTGATAATCAGATACGGCGTGCTCGGTGCTGGTTTCCTTGTATCGATGACAATAATCAGCGGTGCTG TTTTGATCTGGAGTTCACGGTTGCTCACAATCTCGTAG
- the LOC121219274 gene encoding transcription initiation factor TFIID subunit 2 isoform X1 yields the protein MCLPPNLPKLRHTVEFFHNAFSEYEQYLDAKFPFGSYNQVFLSPEMAISSSTVGASLCILTSQVLFDEKVIDQTIDTCIKLAFALSRQWFGVYITPEAPNDEWLLDGLAGFLTDLFIKKFLGNNEARYRRYKANCAVCKADDSGATALSSSFACKDLYGTHSIGLLGKIRSWKSVAILQMLEKQMGPDFFKKILQAIICRAQSTTCPVRSLSTKEFRHFANKIGNLERPFLKEFFLGG from the exons ATGTGTTTACCACCTAATTTGCCAAAGCTGCGTCACACAGTGGAGTTTTTCCATAATGCATTCAG TGAGTATGAACAGTATCTTGATGCAAAATTTCCATTTGGGTCATACAACCAAGTTTTTCTATCTCCTGAAATGGCAATATCTTCCTCAACTGTTGGAGCCTCCTTGTGCATCCTTACTTCTCAAGTTTTATTTGATGAGAAGGTCATTGATCAG ACAATAGACACATGCATCAAACTTGCTTTTGCTCTTTCAAGACAGTGGTTTGGGGTGTATATTACTCCTGAGGCACCAAATGATG AGTGGCTGCTGGATGGTCTTGCTGGTTTTTTGACAGATTTGTTCATCAAGAAATTTTTAGGAAATAATGAGGCACGGTATCGAAGATACAAG GCAAATTGTGCTGTTTGCAAAGCAGATGATAGTGGTGCAACAgctttgagttcctcttttgcTTGCAAGGATTTGTATGGAACTCATTCCATTGGCTTGCTTGGAAAAATACGATCATGGAAGTCA GTGGCAATTCTTCAGATGTTAGAAAAGCAGATGGGACCTGACTTCTTCAAAAAG ATTCTGCAAGCAATAATTTGTCGTGCACAAAGTACAACCTGTCCTGTGAGGTCTCTTAGTACAAAAGAG TTCCGGCATTTTGCTAATAAAATTGGAAATCTGGAGCGTCCATTTCTCAAAGAATTTTTCCTCGGTGGGTAG